The proteins below come from a single Dinghuibacter silviterrae genomic window:
- a CDS encoding DUF1772 domain-containing protein, which yields MSDDTLSGYRDTLQKDITDKEKEYHTTITYISAGALAFFLTLNDKFFKIQSAHGEWLMFASLGCLLLSIILYVPANMVDISTDRTLMDEVDRQIGEDMDDDDALLKIWRKSMRWSQLIYTARLIAMVVGVVLEAIFVSCNLS from the coding sequence ATGAGCGACGACACCCTGTCCGGCTACCGGGACACCCTGCAAAAGGACATCACCGACAAGGAAAAGGAATACCACACGACCATCACCTACATTTCGGCGGGGGCACTGGCCTTTTTCCTGACGCTCAACGACAAGTTCTTTAAGATCCAGAGCGCCCACGGGGAATGGCTGATGTTTGCCTCCCTGGGATGTTTGCTTTTGTCGATCATCCTGTACGTCCCCGCCAACATGGTGGACATTTCCACCGACAGGACATTGATGGACGAGGTGGACCGTCAGATCGGCGAGGACATGGACGACGACGACGCCTTATTAAAGATTTGGCGGAAATCGATGCGGTGGTCCCAACTGATCTACACCGCCCGGTTGATCGCTATGGTGGTGGGGGTTGTCCTGGAGGCGATTTTTGTTTCCTGCAACCTGTCCTAA
- a CDS encoding GNAT family N-acetyltransferase — protein MDTYTVVNNEHEKQFEITADGEKAYLVYRFYKGDIAFMHTFVPKTLEGRGIAEALVKAAFAYAETHKQPVMNYCPYVSVYLKRHPEYKKFLDPQYG, from the coding sequence ATGGACACTTACACCGTCGTCAACAACGAACACGAAAAACAATTTGAAATCACGGCCGATGGCGAAAAGGCTTACTTAGTTTACCGGTTTTATAAAGGCGACATCGCCTTCATGCACACCTTTGTACCGAAAACCCTGGAGGGGAGAGGCATCGCGGAAGCCCTTGTCAAAGCGGCTTTCGCGTATGCCGAAACCCACAAACAGCCCGTGATGAACTATTGCCCCTATGTGTCCGTGTATCTCAAAAGACACCCGGAGTATAAGAAGTTCCTGGATCCTCAGTATGGCTGA